In the genome of Kitasatospora cathayae, one region contains:
- a CDS encoding GntR family transcriptional regulator yields MRERLAPYAQLVRQVREALRLGVLKPGDRLPAVRDVVVSCTVNANTVLKAYRELEHVGLVEARQGSGTFVTGSLGAVEPHDMARLRTGLSRWVGEARQAGLEDEDVKALVTAVLAEEPAAAHRGQWHGAEA; encoded by the coding sequence CTGCGGGAACGCCTCGCGCCCTACGCGCAGCTCGTCCGCCAGGTGCGGGAGGCGCTCAGGCTGGGCGTGCTCAAGCCCGGCGACCGCCTCCCGGCGGTGCGGGACGTCGTCGTCTCCTGCACGGTCAACGCCAACACCGTGCTCAAGGCCTACCGCGAACTCGAGCACGTAGGCCTGGTCGAGGCCCGGCAGGGCTCCGGCACCTTCGTCACCGGCTCGCTCGGCGCCGTCGAACCGCACGACATGGCACGGCTGCGCACCGGGCTCTCCCGCTGGGTCGGCGAGGCCCGACAGGCCGGGCTCGAGGACGAGGACGTCAAGGCCCTGGTCACCGCGGTGCTCGCCGAGGAGCCGGCCGCCGCCCACCGCGGCCAGTGGCACGGAGCCGAGGCGTGA
- a CDS encoding alpha/beta hydrolase family protein has protein sequence MNAFLFTTKSTADGILEREFTVNGVPGVLWSPEPGADGADDVDRAPLVLQAHGGGNHKKHPAMSGRAARLVRGCGYHVAVLDAPGHGDRPRTEHDEQEIAALFAARAAGEPEGPIVVRYNDHLARTAVPEYHALLDALQQLPEIGTDGPVGFWGINMGTAIGVPFVAAEPRITAAVFGQHWPDVLAECAKRITIPIEFDLQWDDEHISREEGLALFDAFASTEKSLHVNSGRHKELPRFEVDSAVRFFARHLGRVVNASA, from the coding sequence ATGAACGCTTTCCTCTTCACCACCAAGTCCACCGCCGACGGCATCCTCGAACGCGAGTTCACCGTCAACGGCGTCCCCGGTGTCCTCTGGTCCCCCGAGCCCGGTGCGGACGGCGCGGACGACGTGGACCGTGCGCCGCTGGTCCTGCAGGCCCACGGTGGCGGCAACCACAAGAAGCACCCCGCGATGTCGGGCCGTGCCGCACGCCTGGTGCGCGGCTGCGGCTACCACGTGGCCGTCCTCGACGCGCCCGGTCACGGCGACCGGCCGCGCACCGAGCACGACGAGCAGGAGATAGCCGCCCTGTTCGCGGCCCGGGCGGCCGGCGAGCCGGAGGGCCCGATCGTGGTCCGCTACAACGACCACCTGGCCAGGACCGCCGTCCCCGAGTACCACGCGCTGCTGGACGCCCTCCAGCAGCTGCCGGAGATCGGAACCGACGGGCCGGTCGGGTTCTGGGGCATCAACATGGGCACCGCGATCGGTGTCCCGTTCGTGGCCGCCGAGCCCCGGATCACGGCCGCGGTCTTCGGCCAGCACTGGCCCGACGTGCTGGCCGAGTGCGCGAAGCGGATCACCATCCCGATCGAGTTCGACCTCCAGTGGGACGACGAGCACATCTCCCGCGAGGAGGGCCTCGCACTGTTCGACGCCTTCGCCTCGACGGAGAAGTCCCTGCACGTGAACTCGGGCAGGCACAAGGAGCTGCCCCGGTTCGAGGTCGACAGCGCGGTCCGGTTCTTCGCCCGGCACCTCGGCCGGGTGGTGAACGCTTCGGCGTGA
- a CDS encoding ABC transporter ATP-binding protein, whose product MIVTEPALTVRGLTKKYRGVTALDDCSFTLPAGGVIALVGANGAGKSTLMGIVSGMVRPTAGEYRTGGRVVLLSQDKPLYRTFSVADMLDFGRHANHVWDQRRALGWLERFGIPLDRRCDKLSGGQQAQVALAVALGACPSLLLLDEPLANLDPVARKAVTGELLGEVAETGMTVLLSTHVVAELAGVGDHLLLLSHGRNILDGDADDLLAQHLRLTGPRSERPPVDGEVVHQTHTARQSTFVVRGLLGAATPLDAPGWTAHPVTLEDIVLAYLKTSLGETGL is encoded by the coding sequence GTGATCGTCACCGAGCCGGCGCTCACGGTGCGCGGGCTGACCAAGAAGTACCGCGGCGTCACCGCCCTGGACGACTGCAGCTTCACCCTCCCGGCCGGCGGCGTGATCGCCCTGGTCGGAGCGAACGGCGCCGGGAAGTCGACCCTGATGGGGATCGTCAGCGGCATGGTCCGCCCCACCGCCGGGGAGTACCGGACCGGCGGCCGGGTCGTGCTGCTATCCCAGGACAAGCCGCTCTACCGCACCTTCAGCGTCGCCGACATGCTGGACTTCGGCCGGCACGCCAACCACGTCTGGGACCAGCGGCGCGCGCTCGGCTGGCTGGAGCGGTTCGGCATCCCGCTCGACCGGCGCTGCGACAAGCTCTCCGGCGGCCAGCAGGCCCAGGTGGCCCTCGCCGTCGCGCTCGGCGCCTGCCCCTCGCTGCTCCTGCTGGACGAGCCGCTGGCCAACCTCGACCCGGTCGCCCGCAAGGCCGTCACCGGCGAACTGCTCGGCGAGGTCGCCGAGACCGGGATGACCGTGCTGCTCTCCACCCACGTGGTGGCCGAACTCGCCGGCGTGGGCGACCACCTGCTGCTGCTGTCGCACGGCCGCAACATCCTGGACGGCGACGCCGACGACCTGCTCGCCCAGCACCTGCGGCTGACCGGCCCGCGCTCCGAGCGGCCGCCGGTCGACGGGGAGGTCGTCCACCAGACCCACACCGCCCGGCAGTCCACCTTCGTGGTGCGCGGCCTGCTCGGCGCGGCCACCCCGCTCGACGCCCCCGGCTGGACGGCACACCCCGTCACCCTCGAGGACATCGTCCTCGCCTACCTCAAGACCTCACTCGGGGAGACCGGACTTTGA
- a CDS encoding DUF7158 domain-containing protein has translation MTLGLLDGQPLPRTGLDQRLAALRNGPRSTALPRPGSSEDRQLIRWVAQVLLTEALCEAVAAERGLPVAESAPARLDQQAAVELGSITAAAYEGSAAVRAVYDSVTADVEPSPADIAHYRTLTTRPPATRWHLALPDGGLEADPDTLPTALAEALRAAPPGEWVTVGPWKAMLLATLTIPRTPDPTPALRAAARRTAFVRWLDHERAQRLTLVEGLEHPGDPAQPDNHHRH, from the coding sequence ATGACGCTCGGCCTGCTCGACGGGCAGCCGCTTCCGCGCACCGGCCTCGACCAGCGCCTCGCCGCACTCCGGAACGGCCCACGCTCCACCGCGCTGCCTCGGCCCGGCAGTTCGGAGGACCGCCAGCTGATCAGGTGGGTCGCGCAGGTACTCCTCACCGAAGCCCTCTGCGAGGCGGTCGCCGCCGAACGCGGGCTGCCCGTCGCCGAGTCCGCCCCCGCCCGACTGGACCAGCAGGCCGCCGTCGAACTCGGCTCCATCACGGCGGCTGCCTACGAGGGCAGCGCCGCCGTGCGGGCCGTCTACGACTCCGTGACCGCCGATGTCGAGCCGTCACCCGCCGACATCGCCCACTACCGAACCCTGACCACCCGCCCGCCGGCCACCCGTTGGCACCTCGCCCTCCCCGACGGCGGTCTCGAGGCCGATCCCGACACCCTCCCGACCGCCCTCGCGGAGGCCCTCCGCGCCGCCCCGCCGGGGGAGTGGGTCACCGTGGGCCCCTGGAAGGCGATGCTCCTCGCCACCCTCACCATCCCCCGGACCCCCGACCCCACCCCCGCCCTCCGCGCAGCCGCCCGCCGAACCGCCTTCGTCCGCTGGCTCGACCACGAACGCGCCCAACGCCTCACCTTGGTGGAGGGTTTGGAACACCCCGGCGACCCGGCCCAACCCGACAACCACCACCGCCACTGA
- a CDS encoding GlxA family transcriptional regulator, translating to MTRVVFLLVPQLQLLDLAGPAQVFSTAADLGLGYEIGYVAEQEDVTTAQGLPLRAATEWPPLSAGDLVVVPGWRESTVRGDGGPSPAALERLAAHHAAGGTVASICTGAAALGRAGLLDGRRCTTHHDAQDELAARHPGAYVVRDVLYVVDGRVVTSAGIASGIDLALHLVAGRHGPAVAARIAREMVVYARRNGDEQQTSAMLRHRAHLVDAVHHVQDLIDARFTTRLRLSELAAASGVSERTLTRHFTEATGLTPLRYQQELRLERAEHLISHGATAEAAARAVGFQDARMLRRLRART from the coding sequence GTGACCCGCGTCGTCTTCCTGCTGGTCCCGCAGCTGCAGCTGCTGGACCTCGCCGGGCCCGCCCAGGTCTTCTCGACCGCGGCCGATCTGGGGCTCGGGTACGAGATCGGCTACGTGGCCGAGCAGGAGGACGTCACGACGGCGCAGGGGCTGCCGCTGCGGGCCGCCACCGAGTGGCCGCCGCTGTCGGCCGGGGACCTGGTCGTGGTCCCCGGCTGGCGGGAGTCGACGGTCCGGGGCGACGGGGGCCCGTCCCCCGCGGCGCTGGAGCGGCTGGCCGCCCACCACGCGGCGGGCGGGACGGTCGCCAGCATCTGCACCGGTGCGGCCGCGCTCGGCCGCGCCGGGCTGCTGGACGGCCGCCGCTGCACCACCCACCACGACGCGCAGGACGAACTCGCGGCCCGCCACCCCGGGGCGTACGTGGTGCGCGACGTGCTCTACGTGGTGGACGGCCGGGTGGTCACCTCGGCGGGCATCGCCAGCGGCATCGACCTCGCGCTGCACCTGGTCGCGGGCCGGCACGGGCCCGCGGTGGCCGCCCGGATCGCCCGCGAGATGGTCGTCTACGCCCGGCGCAACGGCGACGAGCAGCAGACCAGCGCGATGCTCCGGCACCGGGCCCACCTCGTCGACGCCGTCCACCACGTGCAGGACCTGATCGACGCCCGGTTCACCACCCGGCTGCGTCTGTCGGAGCTCGCGGCCGCGTCCGGCGTCAGCGAACGCACCCTCACCCGCCACTTCACCGAGGCCACCGGCCTCACTCCGCTGCGCTACCAGCAGGAGCTGCGGCTGGAACGCGCCGAACACCTGATCTCCCACGGCGCGACCGCCGAGGCCGCCGCCCGAGCCGTGGGCTTCCAGGACGCCCGAATGCTCCGCCGCCTGCGCGCGCGAACCTGA
- a CDS encoding nuclear transport factor 2 family protein, whose translation MYVTRDRALTAPAHDTAAVVAELRDRAEIIDALYRFGLGQDLKDKELFASAFAVDAELDFRPAAAKWGAEPPLMSGRDTIVSTILAMFTGRVDTTHQVTNPRITVDGDTARLTALVEAQHLLIADPATHALLKNPYDVELVRDGDRWVIRRMRIDNTWFAGEPSAIFG comes from the coding sequence ATGTACGTCACCCGCGACCGCGCCCTGACCGCCCCGGCCCACGACACCGCCGCGGTCGTCGCCGAGCTCCGGGATCGCGCGGAGATCATCGACGCGCTCTACCGCTTCGGCCTCGGCCAGGACCTCAAGGACAAGGAGCTGTTCGCCTCGGCCTTCGCCGTCGACGCCGAACTGGACTTCCGCCCGGCCGCCGCGAAGTGGGGCGCCGAGCCGCCGCTGATGTCCGGACGGGACACCATCGTCAGCACCATCCTGGCCATGTTCACCGGCCGGGTCGACACCACCCACCAGGTCACCAACCCGCGGATCACCGTCGACGGCGACACCGCCCGCCTCACCGCCCTGGTGGAGGCCCAGCACCTGCTGATCGCCGACCCCGCCACCCACGCGCTGCTGAAGAACCCGTACGACGTCGAACTGGTCCGCGACGGCGACCGCTGGGTCATCCGGCGGATGCGCATCGACAACACCTGGTTCGCCGGCGAGCCCAGCGCCATCTTCGGCTGA
- a CDS encoding cytochrome P450, with protein MTTEAHPVPELAADVVEQWRAEEAQLVELLARAQRGIGGIAAFRLGPTPTVLVTDPAAVQHVLGRHPDRYVKRSHRARMLVGDGVLSATGDAWKRQRRLLQSQFTGPGMRRYEQRIAAAALRTAQRWEGYRRSGETFDVAEEMRGFALDTVWRALTGLALDDRTDAELRSVERVVAAMPTLPTNAADARDAVAEDLARIDAVAHAAIEAARTADTEEPGALRVLLEAADQHPEYTDQLIRDELVTLLVAGHETTATTLTWLFLLLDRDPGARDADPQALVSETLRLYPSAWLLPRHALEDDVIAGHRVAAGTDVLVCPYLTHRDPALWPDPERFDPTRFAPGADRPAHLGAYLPFGLGARACLGTQFALRESTALLELLLPLGPLTFLSRPDGEAFSITVRPNGPTPAVLRAAS; from the coding sequence GTGACCACGGAAGCCCATCCCGTCCCGGAGCTGGCGGCGGACGTCGTCGAGCAGTGGCGCGCCGAGGAGGCCCAGCTGGTCGAGCTGCTCGCCCGGGCCCAGCGCGGCATCGGCGGCATCGCCGCCTTCCGGCTCGGCCCGACGCCCACCGTGCTGGTCACCGACCCGGCCGCGGTGCAGCACGTGCTGGGCCGCCATCCCGACCGGTACGTCAAGCGCTCGCACCGGGCCCGGATGCTGGTCGGCGACGGCGTGCTGTCCGCCACCGGGGACGCCTGGAAGCGCCAACGGCGGCTGCTGCAGTCCCAGTTCACCGGTCCGGGCATGCGCCGCTACGAGCAGCGGATCGCCGCCGCCGCGCTCCGGACGGCGCAGCGCTGGGAGGGGTACCGGCGCAGCGGGGAGACCTTCGACGTGGCCGAGGAGATGCGCGGCTTCGCCCTCGACACCGTCTGGCGGGCGCTCACCGGACTGGCGCTGGACGACCGGACGGACGCCGAACTGCGGTCGGTGGAACGGGTGGTGGCCGCGATGCCGACCCTGCCGACCAACGCCGCCGATGCCCGGGACGCCGTCGCCGAGGACCTCGCCCGGATCGACGCCGTCGCCCACGCCGCGATCGAGGCGGCCCGCACCGCGGACACCGAGGAGCCGGGGGCGCTCCGTGTCCTGCTCGAAGCCGCCGACCAACACCCCGAATACACCGACCAGTTGATCCGCGACGAACTGGTCACCCTGCTGGTCGCCGGCCACGAGACCACCGCCACCACGCTCACCTGGCTGTTCCTGCTGCTCGACCGCGACCCCGGGGCGCGCGACGCCGACCCGCAGGCCCTGGTCAGCGAGACCCTCCGGCTCTACCCCTCCGCCTGGCTGCTCCCCCGGCACGCCCTCGAGGACGACGTGATCGCCGGCCACCGCGTCGCCGCCGGCACCGACGTGCTGGTCTGCCCGTACCTCACCCACCGCGACCCGGCCCTGTGGCCCGACCCGGAGCGCTTCGACCCCACCCGCTTCGCCCCCGGCGCCGACCGCCCCGCCCACCTCGGCGCCTACCTCCCCTTCGGCCTGGGCGCCCGCGCCTGCCTGGGCACCCAGTTCGCCCTCCGGGAAAGCACCGCCCTACTCGAACTCCTCCTCCCGCTGGGCCCGTTGACGTTCCTCTCCCGCCCGGACGGCGAGGCCTTCAGCATCACCGTCCGCCCCAACGGCCCGACCCCGGCGGTGCTGCGCGCGGCCTCCTGA
- a CDS encoding alpha/beta hydrolase family protein, with protein MPLRTPSSRPAAAAGSALALVAVLGWTAGCAGGGADRSAASGAPSFNAAALMQASPSTSPGDHEVSFVVNGTTTYGTLHIPQGPANARMPAALLLPGSGPTDRNGNQPPRLMPDTLSDLAQLMGDDGIMTLRYDKYATGRTGLGSYANDPGGLDLNAFVQQATVAYQFLAAQPGADPDKLLIAGHSEGALMALEVDQDPKPAPAPAGLALLEPQGMRLLDLVTLQLEQQVDAAVSAGQLDPTQAATVKTAVTGGVAAIRAGRPADTTGMPDPIAAVFQDLNSDLKFTRTDDEVNPADLAAKVRSATKVMVTCGTADTQVPCSSTGPLVDALKTAGTGGPGLVTLQDVTHLLQPAGSPATTNTLAPAAQQAIHTFDQLWK; from the coding sequence ATGCCCCTGCGCACACCCTCGTCCCGTCCGGCGGCCGCCGCCGGTTCGGCGCTCGCCCTGGTCGCCGTACTGGGCTGGACGGCGGGCTGCGCCGGCGGCGGCGCCGACCGCTCCGCGGCCTCCGGCGCGCCGTCCTTCAACGCCGCCGCGCTGATGCAGGCCAGCCCGTCCACCAGCCCCGGGGACCACGAGGTGTCCTTCGTCGTCAACGGCACCACCACCTACGGCACCCTGCACATCCCGCAGGGCCCCGCCAACGCGAGGATGCCGGCCGCACTGCTGCTGCCCGGCAGCGGACCGACCGACCGCAACGGCAACCAGCCCCCGCGGCTCATGCCCGACACCCTCTCGGACCTCGCCCAGCTGATGGGCGACGACGGGATCATGACCCTGCGCTACGACAAGTACGCCACCGGCCGGACCGGCCTCGGCAGCTACGCCAACGACCCGGGCGGCCTCGACCTCAACGCCTTCGTCCAACAGGCCACCGTGGCCTACCAGTTCCTCGCCGCCCAACCGGGCGCCGACCCGGACAAGCTCCTCATCGCCGGCCACAGCGAGGGCGCCCTGATGGCCCTGGAGGTCGACCAGGACCCGAAACCGGCGCCGGCCCCCGCCGGACTGGCGCTGCTGGAGCCCCAGGGCATGCGCCTGCTCGACCTGGTCACCCTCCAGTTGGAGCAGCAGGTGGACGCCGCCGTCTCCGCCGGGCAGCTCGACCCCACTCAGGCCGCGACCGTCAAGACCGCCGTCACCGGCGGGGTGGCCGCCATCCGCGCCGGCCGGCCCGCCGACACCACCGGCATGCCCGACCCGATCGCGGCGGTCTTCCAGGACCTCAACAGCGATCTCAAGTTCACCCGGACCGACGACGAGGTGAACCCGGCCGACCTCGCCGCCAAGGTACGGTCGGCCACCAAGGTCATGGTGACCTGCGGCACCGCTGACACCCAGGTGCCCTGCTCCAGCACCGGCCCGCTGGTCGACGCCCTCAAGACCGCCGGCACCGGCGGCCCCGGCCTGGTCACCCTCCAGGACGTCACCCACCTCCTCCAGCCGGCCGGCTCCCCCGCCACCACCAACACCCTCGCCCCCGCCGCCCAGCAGGCGATCCACACCTTCGACCAGCTGTGGAAGTGA
- a CDS encoding group II intron maturase-specific domain-containing protein, with product MLRPESWSRLAGGSPVRVDTGVSGTSMRTLANLYLHYAFDMWLAREFPQVTFERYCDDAVIHCGSERLARRVWDALAQRLAQVGLELHPDKTRIVYCKDADRRGSYEHTSFTFLGYTFRPRLAKNRFGKHFVNFLPAVSKEAIKAMGKEIRSWRVACRSDKSLMDLARMFNSIVQGWINYYGRFYKSMLYPLLRRINDLLVRWACRKYKRLHRREKRARELLAGAARRYPNLFAHWRFGLKPDGWTMGAV from the coding sequence ATGTTGCGTCCTGAAAGCTGGTCCAGGCTTGCGGGTGGGAGTCCCGTCCGGGTAGACACCGGAGTGAGCGGCACGTCGATGCGGACGCTGGCGAATCTGTATCTGCACTACGCGTTCGACATGTGGCTGGCGCGGGAGTTTCCGCAGGTCACGTTCGAGCGCTACTGCGACGATGCGGTGATCCACTGTGGCAGCGAGAGGCTGGCCCGCCGGGTGTGGGATGCTCTCGCACAGCGATTGGCGCAGGTCGGTCTGGAGTTGCATCCGGACAAGACACGCATCGTGTACTGCAAGGACGCCGACCGGCGCGGCTCGTACGAGCACACGTCGTTCACGTTCCTCGGGTACACGTTCCGGCCCAGGCTGGCCAAGAACCGGTTCGGGAAGCACTTCGTGAACTTCCTGCCCGCGGTCAGCAAGGAGGCGATCAAGGCGATGGGCAAGGAGATCCGTTCCTGGCGCGTCGCCTGCCGCAGTGACAAGTCCCTGATGGACCTTGCGCGGATGTTCAACAGCATCGTGCAGGGATGGATCAACTACTACGGGCGCTTCTACAAGTCCATGTTGTATCCGCTCCTGCGGCGCATCAACGACCTGTTGGTGCGCTGGGCCTGCCGGAAGTACAAGCGACTGCACCGCCGCGAGAAGCGGGCGAGGGAACTGCTGGCGGGCGCCGCCCGCCGCTACCCGAACCTGTTCGCGCACTGGCGGTTCGGCCTCAAACCCGACGGCTGGACGATGGGAGCCGTGTGA
- a CDS encoding cysteine hydrolase family protein produces the protein MNRALLVIDVQESFRRLEKWAAVSNPDIVGQVNKLVARARAEGDLVIWFLHADAGSGTVFDPALGYVRMIDGLVPAEGEPVITKTSHNAFTTTNLQQQLTERGIRELTVSGIRTEQCCETTTRVASDLGYDVTFVTDATATHPIEHRDAPPGRSLAEILADPRTLSTEEITARTEYALSGRFARIATVEELTGS, from the coding sequence ATGAACAGAGCACTCCTCGTCATCGACGTCCAGGAATCCTTCCGCCGGCTGGAGAAGTGGGCCGCCGTCTCCAACCCCGATATCGTCGGCCAGGTGAACAAGCTGGTCGCACGCGCCCGCGCCGAAGGGGACCTGGTCATCTGGTTCCTGCACGCCGACGCGGGCAGCGGGACGGTCTTCGACCCCGCCCTCGGGTACGTTCGGATGATCGACGGGCTGGTGCCCGCCGAGGGCGAGCCCGTCATCACCAAGACCTCCCACAACGCGTTCACCACCACCAACCTGCAGCAGCAGCTCACCGAGCGCGGCATCCGCGAACTGACCGTCAGCGGCATTCGCACCGAGCAGTGCTGCGAGACCACCACCCGGGTCGCCTCCGACCTCGGCTACGACGTCACCTTCGTCACCGACGCCACCGCGACCCACCCGATCGAGCACCGGGACGCGCCGCCCGGGCGCAGCCTGGCCGAGATCCTCGCGGACCCGCGCACCCTCTCCACAGAGGAGATCACCGCCCGCACCGAGTACGCGCTGTCGGGCCGCTTCGCGAGGATCGCCACCGTCGAGGAGCTGACCGGATCGTGA
- a CDS encoding threonine synthase, translated as MAIDDSLATGQRSLGDPAHDYPLWPPLTSGCPRTSTEDVSYPVEVDYAYDKADPAALFSPVRARGGLERWAPLLPPLPAPGLGEGATPLVEIEPGVYVKDESRNPTWSHKDRLNRCTTSAAVGVGAPGIAVASSGNHGASAAAYAARAGLPCVVFTGPDTPPAVDAFLNAYGAVVLPVPWEARWPLLRLVVERLGLHPVSNLTTTHTGHAYGPEGYKTVAYEIFQDVGVPSAVFVPTGYGELLFGVWKGFEELRRLGLADRVPRVFACESAASGALHRAFAEGAPAAHVTVGASEAYSIASPVSGYRGVLAVRASGGRALLVDDRQLADAQGELARAGLWTELSAAAGLAGLRSLGGQAPEDGPVVCVSTSSGFKDKGMGTHRTAPATPTWEEVERRLRAAGIAG; from the coding sequence ATGGCAATCGACGACTCCCTCGCAACCGGCCAGCGCTCGCTCGGCGACCCCGCCCACGACTACCCCCTCTGGCCCCCGCTGACCTCGGGCTGCCCGCGCACCAGCACGGAGGACGTCTCCTACCCGGTCGAGGTCGACTACGCCTACGACAAGGCCGACCCGGCCGCGCTCTTCTCCCCCGTGCGGGCCCGCGGCGGCCTGGAGCGGTGGGCGCCGCTGCTGCCGCCGCTGCCGGCGCCCGGGCTCGGCGAGGGGGCCACCCCGCTGGTCGAGATCGAGCCGGGCGTGTACGTCAAGGACGAGTCCCGCAACCCGACCTGGAGCCACAAGGACCGGCTGAACCGCTGCACCACCAGCGCCGCCGTCGGCGTCGGCGCGCCCGGCATCGCGGTGGCGTCCTCCGGCAACCACGGTGCCTCGGCGGCCGCCTACGCCGCCCGTGCGGGGCTGCCCTGCGTGGTGTTCACCGGCCCGGACACACCGCCCGCCGTGGACGCCTTCCTCAACGCCTACGGCGCCGTGGTGCTGCCCGTCCCGTGGGAGGCCCGCTGGCCGCTGCTGCGCCTGGTGGTCGAGCGGCTCGGCCTGCACCCGGTCAGCAACCTGACCACCACCCACACCGGGCACGCGTACGGGCCCGAGGGCTACAAGACCGTCGCGTACGAGATCTTCCAGGACGTCGGCGTGCCGAGCGCGGTGTTCGTCCCGACCGGGTACGGCGAGCTGCTCTTCGGGGTCTGGAAGGGCTTCGAGGAGCTGCGCCGGCTGGGCCTCGCCGACCGGGTGCCACGGGTGTTCGCCTGCGAGTCGGCGGCCTCCGGGGCGCTGCACCGGGCGTTCGCCGAGGGCGCGCCGGCCGCGCACGTGACGGTCGGCGCGAGCGAGGCGTACTCGATCGCCTCGCCGGTCAGCGGCTACCGGGGCGTGCTGGCGGTGCGCGCGAGCGGCGGCCGGGCGCTGCTCGTGGACGACCGTCAACTCGCCGACGCCCAGGGCGAACTGGCCCGGGCCGGACTGTGGACCGAGCTGTCGGCCGCGGCCGGACTGGCCGGGCTGCGCAGCCTCGGCGGACAGGCGCCGGAGGACGGCCCGGTGGTGTGCGTCTCCACCTCCAGCGGCTTCAAGGACAAGGGCATGGGCACCCACCGGACCGCCCCGGCCACCCCGACCTGGGAGGAGGTCGAGCGCCGGCTGCGCGCGGCCGGGATCGCCGGCTGA
- a CDS encoding LysR family transcriptional regulator gives MLERHELEAFLTLAEELHFGRTAERLHVSTARISQTIAKLERRIGVPLFHRTSRRAELSPVGRDLYEELRPAWSRITAAVTRAVDAGRGLSGRLRVAFTGPAAGQLLVGVAQEFRDRHPDCDVQLREAQLPDVLPWLRVGTVDLALTLHPLGAEDVVLGPVLVREARMLAVPAGHPYARREALSAADLNRVTVLEAEAMTFNEALTLVGAGEGVFVVGAHARRYFARPDVAYVRFTDAEPVEWGLVWHTDGATARVRAFSAAAVAVVQAV, from the coding sequence ATGCTGGAGCGGCACGAGCTGGAGGCGTTCCTCACCCTCGCCGAGGAACTGCACTTCGGGCGCACCGCCGAACGGCTGCACGTCTCCACGGCGCGGATCAGCCAGACGATCGCCAAGCTGGAGCGCCGGATCGGCGTCCCACTGTTCCACCGGACCAGCCGCCGGGCGGAGTTGTCGCCGGTGGGGCGGGACCTCTACGAGGAACTCCGGCCCGCGTGGTCCCGCATCACCGCGGCGGTCACGCGGGCCGTCGACGCGGGGCGCGGCCTGAGCGGACGGCTGCGGGTCGCCTTCACCGGACCGGCAGCCGGCCAGCTGCTGGTCGGCGTCGCGCAGGAGTTCCGCGACCGGCACCCCGACTGCGACGTCCAACTCCGTGAGGCCCAACTGCCGGACGTCCTACCGTGGTTGCGCGTCGGGACGGTCGATCTCGCGCTGACCCTCCATCCGCTAGGAGCCGAGGACGTCGTCCTGGGGCCGGTCCTGGTGCGCGAGGCGCGGATGCTCGCCGTGCCGGCCGGGCATCCGTACGCCCGCCGCGAGGCCCTGTCAGCGGCGGACCTGAACCGGGTGACCGTGCTGGAGGCGGAGGCCATGACGTTCAACGAGGCGCTCACGCTCGTGGGCGCCGGGGAGGGCGTCTTCGTGGTCGGGGCGCACGCCAGACGGTACTTCGCCCGTCCGGACGTCGCGTACGTGCGTTTTACGGACGCCGAGCCGGTCGAGTGGGGACTGGTCTGGCACACGGACGGCGCCACCGCCCGCGTCCGTGCGTTCAGCGCGGCCGCCGTAGCCGTGGTTCAGGCGGTGTAG
- a CDS encoding group II intron maturase-specific domain-containing protein: MSNARNALAAVGEILGELGLELHPDKTKVVDLREGREGLDFLGCHFRARFSGKVWEKYRKVRFYLHRWPSQAAMKRLRDKVRERTDRRRSGWDIREVIAELNPILRGWGAYFRTGNAARKFTQVDDYVVWRLRRLMVKKRRLRGTIRYPKAA, translated from the coding sequence GTGAGCAATGCCAGGAACGCCTTGGCGGCGGTCGGGGAGATCCTCGGCGAGCTGGGGCTGGAGCTGCACCCGGACAAGACGAAGGTGGTAGACCTCAGAGAGGGCCGGGAAGGACTCGACTTCCTCGGCTGCCACTTCAGAGCCCGCTTCTCGGGCAAGGTGTGGGAGAAGTACCGCAAGGTCCGCTTCTACCTGCACCGTTGGCCCTCACAGGCGGCGATGAAGCGACTCCGGGACAAGGTCCGCGAGCGGACCGACCGCCGTCGGTCGGGATGGGACATCCGTGAGGTGATCGCGGAGTTGAATCCGATCCTGCGCGGCTGGGGCGCCTACTTCCGAACCGGGAACGCTGCCCGGAAGTTCACACAAGTCGATGACTATGTGGTTTGGCGTCTCCGCAGATTGATGGTCAAGAAGCGACGTCTGCGTGGCACGATCCGCTATCCGAAGGCGGCGTAA